From a region of the Coffea arabica cultivar ET-39 chromosome 3e, Coffea Arabica ET-39 HiFi, whole genome shotgun sequence genome:
- the LOC113736621 gene encoding serine/threonine-protein kinase-like protein ACR4: protein MHIRGNVISLLYYFLGVVIFLAVFLDSWGKVLSLGSMSSIAISYGESGPVFCGLKADGSHLVTCYGSNYAIMYGTPPHFPFQGLTAGNGFVCGLLSDSNQPYCWGSSNFVQMGVPQPIVKGSEYLEISAGDHHLCGLRKPLMGNQRNTSLVDCWGYNMTRNYVFDGQIQSISAGSEFNCGLFSQNRSVFCWGDETSSRVISLIPKELRLQKIAAGGFHVCGILEGINSRAICWGRSLDFDKEISLQYSANLNVDLAPTDPMLSVVGGRFHACGIKSYDHGVVCWGYHVETSTPPPSGIKLFEIAAGDYFTCGILVETSLLPVCWGAGFPASLPVAVSPGLCKSRPCEPGFYAFNNVTAPCRSPGSRICFPCSGGCPAEMYLKAECSPTSDRLCEYNCSSCISADCFSNCSKAASGKKHGKFWSFQLPVIVAEIAFAVFLVSVVSLTSMLYVRYRLRNCRCPGKSFKSKRNSGTGSFHTENGKVRPDLDELKIRRAKMFTYEELEKATGGFKEESQVGKGSFSCVFKGVLKDGTVVAVKRAIMSSDMKKNSKEFHTELDLLSRLNHAHLLNLLGYCEEGGERLLVYEFMANGSLHQHLHGKNNALKEQLDWVRRVTIAVQAARGIEYLHGYACPPVIHRDIKSSNILIDEEHNARVADFGLSLLGPANSSSPLAELPAGTLGYLDPEYYRLHYLTTKSDVYSFGVLLLEILSGRKAIDMQYEEGNVVEWAVPLIKAGDIQAILDPILKQPSDLEALRRIANIASKCVRMRGKERPSMDKVTTALERALALLMGSPSNEQPILPTEVVLGSSRMHKKSSQRSSNRSASETDVADTEDQRFEFRAPSWITFPSVTSSQRRKSSVSDADVEGKNLESRNLGNGTNPGDGLRCLEEEIGPASPQEQLFLQHNF from the exons ATGCACATTAGAGGCAACGTGATTTCTCTTTTGTACTATTTCCTTGGG GTTGTAATATTCTTGGCTGTGTTTTTGGATTCATGGGGGAAAGTTTTGAGCTTGGGATCCATGTCTTCCATTGCCATTTCTTATGGGGAATCTGGCCCTGTTTTCTGTGGCCTAAAGGCAGATGGTTCACATCTCGTGACTTGCTATGGCTCTAACTATGCTATAATGTATGGAACTCCACCTCATTTTCCTTTCCAAGGACTAACAGCAGGAAATGGATTTGTTTGTGGGCTTCTAAGTGACTCTAACCAACCGTATTGTTGGGGAAGTAGTAATTTTGTTCAGATGGGAGTGCCTCAGCCGATTGTCAAGGGGTCTGAGTACTTGGAGATAAGTGCAGGAGATCATCATTTGTGTGGCTTGAGGAAACCCTTGATGGGAAATCAGAGAAACACTTCACTGGTTGATTGTTGGGGTTACAACATGACAAGGAATTATGTTTTTGATGGGCAGATCCAGTCAATCTCTGCTGGTTCAGAGTTTAACTGTGGATTGTTTTCTCAAAACAGGAGTGTTTTCTGCTGGGGTGATGAGACAAGTAGCAGGGTGATTAGTCTGATTCCGAAAGAATTGAGGTTGCAGAAGATTGCAGCCGGGGGTTTTCATGTGTGTGGGATCCTAGAGGGGATAAATTCTAGAGCTATTTGCTGGGGAAGAAGCTTAGACTTTGACAAAGAGATATCTCTCCAGTATTCTGCAAACCTAAATGTTGACTTGGCACCGACTGATCCAATGCTTTCTGTGGTTGGAGGAAGGTTTCATGCTTGCGGAATTAAAAGTTATGATCATGGGGTGGTTTGTTGGGGTTATCATGTTGAGACCAGCACTCCACCTCCTAGTGGTATCAAGCTTTTTGAGATTGCAGCTGGAGATTATTTCACTTGTGGGATTCTTGTGGAGACCTCTCTCTTACCTGTTTGCTGGGGTGCCGGTTTTCCAGCATCTCTGCCTGTAGCTGTCTCTCCTGGATTATGCAAATCTAGACCTTGTGAACCTGGTTTCTATGCATTTAATAATGTAACTGCACCTTGTAGGTCTCCAGGTTCTCGCATATGCTTCCCCTGCAGCGGCGGCTGCCCTGCTGAAATGTACCTAAAAGCGGAATGCTCTCCAACGTCTGACAGATTGTGTGAATACAACTGCTCAAGCTGCATTAGCGCTGACTGCTTCTCAAATTGTTCAAAGGCTGCTTCAGGAAAGAAACATGGGAAGTTTTGGTCCTTCCAGCTTCCAGTCATAGTTGCAGAGATTGCTTTTGCAGTCTTCTTGGTCAGTGTCGTCTCCCTCACTTCAATGTTATATGTTCGGTACAGGTTAAGGAACTGTAGGTGCCCAGGGAAAAGCTTCAAATCCAAGAGGAATAGTGGAACTGGTTCTTTTCACACTGAGAATGGTAAAGTTAGGCCTGACCTGGATGAACTTAAGATAAGAAGAGCAAAAATGTTTACTTATGAGGAACTTGAGAAAGCCACTGGGGGTTTCAAAGAAGAATCACAGGTTGGAAAGGGAAGCTTTTCGTGTGTCTTCAAAGGGGTCTTGAAGGATGGGACAGTTGTTGCAGTTAAGAGGGCTATTATGTCTTCTGACATGAAGAAGAATTCAAAAGAGTTCCATACTGAGTTAGACTTACTTTCTAGACTGAATCATGCTCATTTGCTCAATTTGCTCGGTTATTGTGAAGAAGGTGGAGAAAGGCTTCTGGTATATGAGTTCATGGCTAATGGATCACTACATCAACATCTCCATGGGAAGAACAATGCGTTGAAGGAGCAGTTGGATTGGGTAAGGAGAGTTACCATTGCTGTTCAAGCTGCTCGGGGGATTGAATACTTGCATGGTTATGCTTGCCCTCCTGTTATTCACCGCGACATAAAGTCCTCAAACATCCTTATAGACGAAGAACACAACGCCAGAGTTGCTGATTTTGGTCTGTCTTTGCTAGGACCTGCTAATAGTAGTTCACCATTGGCTGAGCTACCTGCAGGAACTCTTGGCTATCTTGATCCCGAGTACTATAGACTTCACTACCTCACTACCAAATCCGATGTTTATAGCTTTGGTGTTTTGCTGCTGGAGATTCTCAGTGGACGAAAAGCAATAGATATGCAATATGAAGAAGGGAATGTAGTTGAATGGGCAGTTCCTTTGATCAAGGCAGGAGATATACAAGCAATCTTAGATCCAATTCTGAAACAACCATCTGATCTTGAAGCTCTAAGGAGGATTGCAAATATAGCAAGCAAATGTGTAAGAATGAGAGGCAAAGAAAGGCCATCAATGGACAAGGTGACTACTGCTCTGGAGCGCGCTCTTGCACTCCTCATGGGTAGTCCAAGCAATGAGCAGCCCATCTTGCCTACCGAGGTAGTCTTGGGAAGCAGCAGAATGCACAAGAAATCCTCTCAAAGATCTTCAAACCGTTCAGCGTCTGAAACAGATGTAGCAGACACAGAGGATCAAAGATTTGAATTCAGAGCTCCTTCATGGATAACTTTTCCTAGTGTAACATCTTCACAGAGGAGAAAGTCCTCGGTCTCTGATGCAGATGTTGAAGGGAAGAACTTGGAATCCAGAAATTTGGGAAATGGCACAAATCCTGGAGATGGTTTAAGATGTTTGGAAGAAGAGATTGGTCCAGCTTCTCCTCAAGAACAATTGTTCTTGCAGCACAATTTCTAA